The following proteins come from a genomic window of Thermodesulfatator atlanticus DSM 21156:
- the relB gene encoding type II toxin-antitoxin system RelB family antitoxin: MPITVRLPREVEERIDRLARLTGRTKSYYLRELILKGLDDLEDYYLAAEVLEKIKKGEEPTFSLDKAEKELGLED, from the coding sequence ATGCCCATTACGGTGCGTCTTCCTAGAGAGGTAGAGGAAAGGATTGATCGGCTAGCCAGGCTTACAGGGCGCACCAAGAGTTATTATTTGAGGGAGCTGATCCTGAAAGGGCTTGATGACCTTGAGGATTACTATCTTGCGGCTGAAGTTTTAGAAAAGATAAAGAAAGGCGAAGAGCCGACTTTCTCTTTAGACAAAGCGGAGAAAGAACTTGGGCTGGAAGATTGA